A window of Gouania willdenowi chromosome 12, fGouWil2.1, whole genome shotgun sequence contains these coding sequences:
- the LOC114473704 gene encoding nuclear RNA export factor 1-like, with product MAKRFDGSHQAFDLNNIYTDPDLVSQKIKVILNRQTSMEAIIKIIEEHVPELTCLNLSYNRIQRLDELSKLVTKVPHLKTLNLSHNKLKSEHELDKLKGLKLEELSLVRNPFCALFKDQSSFISVVRQRFPQLLKLNGNDLPPPIGFDVETPTTIPSCKGSCFGSDFITVPARNCGLCIVNDQLFNRMATTEQIRSTSVAPAPTPSSSPVPTLTTPQQEMLTAFSLMCLQDN from the coding sequence ATGGCGAAACGTTTTGATGGCTCTCACCAAGCTTTTGATCTAAACAACATTTATACAGACCCAGACTTGGTGTCCCAAAAAATCAAAGTAATTTtaaacagacaaacaagcaTGGAGGCCATCATAAAGATCATAGAAGAACACGTTCCTGAGTTGACATGCTTGAACCTCAGTTACAACCGCATCCAAAGACTGGATGAACTCAGCAAGCTTGTAACCAAAGTGCCTCATCTGAAGACCCTGAACCTTTCACACAACAAACTGAAAAGCGAACATGAGCTGGACAAGTTGAAGGGGCTAAAACTGGAAGAGCTGTCGCTGGTCAGAAACCCTTTTTGTGCCCTTTTCAAGGACCAGTCTTCATTCATCAGTGTTGTGCGCCAGAGGTTTCCCCAGCTTCTGAAGTTGAATGGAAATGACCTCCCCCCACCCATTGGCTTTGATGTAGAAACCCCCACCACTATCCCGTCTTGCAAGGGCAGCTGCTTTGGCTCTGATTTCATCACAGTTCCAGCAAGGAACTGTGGTTTGTGCATCGTCAATGACCAACTCTTCAATAGAATGGCTACAACAGAGCAGATCCGCAGCACTTCTGTGGCGCCTGCCCCGACCCCTTCCTCCAGCCCAGTGCCCACCCTCACTACCCCCCAGCAGGAGATGCTCACCGCCTTCTCCCTGATGTGTCTGCAGGACAACTAG